A genomic window from Pantoea alhagi includes:
- a CDS encoding type II toxin-antitoxin system RatA family toxin, whose translation MAQISRSALVPYSAEQMYQLVNDVDAYPEFLPGCSGSRVLSASEQEMTASVDVSKAGISKTFVTHNMLTSNQSIRMQLVDGPFRKLTGGWTFTSLGDDACKVELNLEFEFTNMLVELAFGRIFKELANSMVQAFTQRAKEVYRA comes from the coding sequence ATGGCCCAGATTAGCCGTTCTGCACTCGTGCCTTACAGTGCTGAACAAATGTACCAGTTAGTTAACGATGTCGATGCCTATCCGGAATTTTTGCCTGGTTGTTCGGGAAGCCGTGTGCTGTCCGCTTCCGAACAGGAGATGACGGCGTCGGTAGATGTTTCTAAAGCTGGTATCAGCAAAACGTTCGTGACGCATAATATGCTCACCAGTAATCAAAGCATCCGCATGCAGCTGGTGGATGGTCCGTTCCGTAAGCTAACCGGCGGCTGGACTTTTACCTCACTGGGTGACGATGCCTGTAAAGTTGAGCTCAATCTGGAGTTCGAATTTACTAACATGCTGGTTGAGCTGGCGTTTGGCCGTATCTTTAAAGAGCTGGCAAACAGTATGGTTCAGGCCTTTACCCAGCGTGCAAAAGAGGTTTACCGTGCCTGA
- a CDS encoding RnfH family protein → MPEITVEVVYALPEKQYVRQVTLVEGSSVEQAIRASGLLELRHDIDLTQNKIGIYSRPVKLQDEVSDGDRVEIYRPLIADPKELRRQRAERSAKK, encoded by the coding sequence GTGCCTGAGATCACTGTTGAGGTAGTCTATGCGCTGCCGGAAAAACAGTATGTGCGCCAGGTAACGCTGGTGGAAGGCAGCAGCGTTGAACAGGCGATCCGCGCGTCCGGCTTACTGGAGCTGCGTCATGATATTGACCTGACGCAGAATAAAATCGGCATCTATAGCCGCCCAGTAAAATTGCAGGACGAGGTTAGCGATGGCGATCGCGTGGAAATTTATCGTCCGCTTATCGCCGATCCGAAAGAGCTGCGACGGCAGCGTGCTGAACGTTCGGCAAAAAAATAA
- the bamE gene encoding outer membrane protein assembly factor BamE, translating into MRCKTLTAAAVLLLMMTAGCSTLERVVYRPDINQGNYLTTTDVAKLRVGMNKQQVAYTLGTPMMSDPFSNNTWYYVFRQQPGHEKVTQQTLTLTFDSSGVLTNIDNKPNLSGNNANN; encoded by the coding sequence GTGTTACTTCTCATGATGACTGCTGGCTGTTCCACTCTGGAGCGCGTGGTTTACCGTCCTGATATCAATCAGGGTAACTATCTCACGACCACTGATGTTGCCAAGCTGCGCGTGGGCATGAACAAACAGCAGGTTGCCTATACGCTGGGTACGCCGATGATGAGCGATCCATTCAGCAACAATACCTGGTATTACGTATTCCGCCAGCAGCCTGGCCATGAAAAAGTAACCCAGCAAACGCTGACGCTGACTTTCGACAGCAGCGGCGTTCTGACCAATATCGATAATAAACCGAACCTGAGCGGCAACAACGCTAACAACTAA